CGCACAGTGTCCAAAATTGGTATTATCCAATCAAGGCGTTACGGTCCGTAATTACCCTTTACCCTTTCGGCATTTGGGCTGGTGTGAGAATCTATAGGGTGTTCAATCAATATACGAAATCCCTCACAATCGAAGTGATTCACGAAAAATCTATCTAGTTGTTGAAAAGTCCACTTGAGGTCTGTTCTTTTCCTGATAGGTCCTTCTAAGGGATGATAACAGATTTTGTAGCTCATTAGTTGACATTTTCTGCTCTTAAAATAGTTAAATCTCTACATAAGGACTGATCCTTTTCAGTGAATAATCTACAATAAGTTGTTCATGTCCCATTTCCGTTGATTCTTAGGCAGCTTCTCCAGCACTTCCATCCAAGGATTCTGTGTATTTCGATTAGTTTCCCAAACGGTTTTCCACTTGATTAAAACCCCCTCCCCGCCCACATTTCCTGCCTTTGCCCTGCGCCTACTAAAGATCTCCTCTCTCTCGATCCTCCCACAGACGCAGCGAGTTCCTGGGCAGCAGCACCTTCCCACTGAGCGAGCTTCTGGCGGAGAGCCACAGCGTGACCGGGTCCTACAAGTTGCAGTCGCAGTCTCAGTCGCAGGCATGCCTTAGTAGctgtcgcagcagcagcagccggagcAGCAGGAGTAGCAGCAGCCAGAGCACTACCACAGCCACCTCCAGGAGCAGCAACCAGGAAGAGCAGGAgccggagcaggagcaggagcagcagtcACTGGCAGAGGGATCCGATATGGCCAccaccacagccacagccacagctacCCCCCAGAAGTCGTCAGCAGCGgctgcggcggcggcagcagcggccatgAACCTGGACGAGgtcatcagcatcagcatcgaCAGCATGGCCGGCACGACGACAGTGGGCAGGGACGAGTGCCTAAtgcagccgcagcagccgaTGAAGCTGAGCAAGAAGGCCCTCCACCAGCGGGACGCCGACGAGAACCTCTTTCTGCGCTTCCTCGAGCTGGATCCGCCCGCCGATGGCAATGCGAACAGCACCACCAGCGCCGCGGGCAACACGGGAGGCTCGGCGAGTGGGGCAGCACCGGGCGGAGGGGGGGCAATCGCCAGTGTCATCTGCAATGTGAATGCCAATGTGAGCAATGCCAACCACCTGAACGGAgccagcggcggcggcaggcGCCAGTCGACCATGGCCAGTGGAGGGAGTGGAGGAAGCGCCGGCAGCGGCCAGCGCCAGCTGGGACGCACCCCGTTCACGATGACCCGGCGTCTGACGCGGACGGAGGAGCGGGGATTCGGCTTCTCCATCGTGTGGACGCACCCGCCGCGCGTCGAGAAGGTGGAGGCGGGCATGTCGGCGGACCGGTGCGGCATTCTGCCTGGCGACTATGTGATCTTCGTCGACAAGCACAATGTGGTCACGATGCCCGAGGCTGATGTTCTGAATTTGATACGATCGCAGGGCTCGACCTTGACGTTGGAGATATTCAGAAGGTCAGGCGCGGGCGCCACCATGGCCATAGACACAGCCACCACCACGGCAACAGTCGCCGCCACATCCCTGTCCACATCAACGGGCACGGAAATAGGGACTGGAACGGGAACGGCCACAGGAATTGGTAGCATGGGAGCAGGTCTTTCCCTGGCCCTGGGCACctccaatgccaatgccatcacacagcagcagcagcagatgcaATCCCGGCAGCAGCTGGTCCTGGGCCTGGAGCGTGAGGAGCCGACGAACATGATGAGCCTTCAGCGGACGGGCAGCTCGAGACCAGCCCAGCCACAGGCGCAGCCGCAGCTGAGCAACAACTTTTCGCGTCCGGCCACCGCCTGCTCCGGCACCACCTCCTCCATTGAGGCCGCCAAGCGGCGGCTCCACCTGCCCCAGGTCACCTTCAGCAAGGAGGTAGGCAAGGGCGTTTTGGTCTAACCCGAGTCCCCCAATCCCCCAACCCCCCCGATCCCGGGATATTTTTTTGAATGCgtgtgttttctttttgctatttgtatgtacatacttGCAGACCGATTATTGTTTAGTTTTAGAGTTTAAGCAATCGACATGCTGGCTATCATTACTTACTATTACTATTATTAATCGCCTTTTTTCCCCACCCAACCCCCATTAGGCACCCCCAAAACAAAACGCTTGAcaataaacattttttttcAACATtttatttgtgtttgtttttttatattattttactTATTTCTATTAAATGGAAGATGGTTATAGTACCTATATCATGGACTTATATCATACATGTGTATTGTGTGCCCTTTTTTTATTTCCTTTAATCCTTTATCCCAATGATCCAGCTTCCTTACATTGCCATATTGAatatataattttctttcatttggAATGGACTGGTATTGATAGAAGACTCCAGAATGTACGAGAGGTACATGTATTCCATGTATTTCCATATTGAATATATAATTTTCCTTCATTTGGAATAAATTGTTATTGATAGAAGACACAAAAAGATACTGGAGGTACATGTATTCCATGTATTTCCATATCGAATATATGGTTTTCCTTCATTTGGAATGGATTATCACTGATAGAAGACTCCAGAAAGTACTGGAGGTACATGTAACCCAATCCTTGCCACTGCTAATCGTGCTCTATATAAAGAAGATCCCTCCCAACTAAAGGAAAGAGAAAAAACTCTCGTGAAGCCTTTGATTCTCTTCGATTATAATCGAACATTCAAATGAATGTATGCTCTGGACGTATCCATTCCGAAATCTAACCATTCCAGGTCCCTATAGTTGATAGTATATATCTTTCGGATCAATCCGAACCACTGTTTCGAACTAAATAAGAATACAAAAAGACAGGCGAAAAGGGGTACCCAATCAAACCTCATGAATACTTCTTATACCCTGGGCACTATTCCTCTCCGATGATTCTAATCCTTAACCTCTGATCTATCTCCCCTGGGATAGTCCATTGTGCCCATAACGGACAACCGGCGTCGCTTCCTCCTGCAGCTGATTAGCCGGGAACAGAACTTCACGGCGGCCCTGCACTTCGGGGTGGACCGATTTGTGCAGCCGCTGCTAGAGCGGAAGGACCTGATTTCGCCGAACGACCACCGGACGCTGTTCCAGAACATCGACGAGCTGCTCCGCATCGCCGAGGACATACTGGAGCAGCTGTGCAGCGGcgaccagcaccagcaccatcaccagcagcaggagccGGAGCCGCAGATGAACTTCGCCTCGCGGGTGTACCTGTCCAAGACGACGGCAATATGCGCGGCCTACAAGAAGTACTGCAACGGCATCAAGCGGGCCGACTGCGTGCTGGTGAACAAGTCCCGGCAGACGGGCTCGGAGTTCATAGCCTTCATCACGGAGCCGGCGGTGCCGCGCAAGCGGCCGGACCTCACCATGTTCATCCACCGGCCGCTGCAGCACTTCCGCGAGATCCTCAAGCTGAtgcagctgctggccagcaACTGTCACGTGGACACCGAGGAGCACAAGAACTTCAGCAGCGTGATTGGGGAGCTGCAGGCGGCCTACCGCGAGATCACAGTCAGCAGCGGCCTCATGGAGCCCCTTGGCGAGGGCCGGCCCCTGCTCACGCTCCAGGACCTAGAGTCGCGGATGGTCTTCACCAAGTGCAAGCCCTTCACGCTGGCCGTGCAGGGCCGCCAGTGGATCTTCGGCGGTGATCTGTCCCGCGTCGAGGGCCGCTCCATCAAGCCATACTGGACGCTACTCTTCAGCGACATCATCGTCTTCGCCAAGGTCAGCCGCGATCGGGTGCTCTTCATCACCGAGGAGCCCGTGCCCCTAGCCAATGTGGTCGACTCCTGTTTTCACATGCGCAAGAAGAGTGAGTACCCCTCTCGACCCCAATACCCCCTGATGCCCTTTTCGACTTATTCGATTCCCCTCCGCAGCCACCGAGTTCCGTCTGACTGTCGATCCCAATGGCCGGCTGGCCGAGAGCCCCACGGGCTACTGCGCCCCCGATCTCAGCCGGACACCGAGGAGGGGCGCCCGCCGCAAGAGCCTTATCCTGCGCGCTCCCTCCCTGGAGCTGAAGGCCGTATGGCAGAACCTGCTGCAGCGCCAAATGTAGGTTGTCCGCGATCTCTCCCAACGGGGCAACCATCCTAATCGATGTACTCCCGTTTTTCCACGCAGATTTCTGGTGAATGCGGCCCTAGGCTCGACGCCCCTGTCCAGCCCCCTGGACTCGCCGGATGTGCTGAACACACTGGTGCCACTGAGTGATATTGGCATGACCTCCGCCTCGATGGCCTCGATGAAGCTGCCATCGCTGGACAGCATCAACCTcaagcagcagaaacagcagGTGCGTCTCTTTCGTAGCAAGCGCCTGGACAGCGGCGATTCCTACGAGAATCTGCAGAGGCTGGCCAGCGCCGTGCGGCACAGCTGCGCCACCAGCACCACCGCCAGCGCCACCACCAGTGCCTGCGCTGCCACCCAGACGCCGCTGCAGTCGCTGCAGTCGCAGCTGTGCTCCGCCTCGCTGCCCTCGCGCACAACGTCGCCAGCCCGCCTCCCACCGGGCGAAGGCCACGGCCACGGTCACGGCCACTCGAATGGCTCCTGTGGCGGCTCTGTGCCCAACGGTGTGGGTACCACGGCGACGGTGATGGGCGGTGGGGCAGGCGACAGCTCGCTGCGGCGCTTCAACACGAACTCAATGAGCTCTTGCCTGAGCAGCAGCGCCAGCCTGACggcccacacccacacccagaACACGGCCCCATCCCTGTCCCTGCCCAGCGCCAGCTGCAAGTGTCTCACGGCCATTCCGGAGGCAAGTAGTGAGCCCCTGCCTGTGGCCGTGTCCGTGTCTTTGTCCGTGGCCACGGCCGCGCGACCCCCCTCGCAGAAGCTGCTCGAGTTCAGCCTGAGCTCGGTGGGACGCTCCTTCATCGACGAGGCCGCCAGTGTGGGGGTCGGCGGGCAGGTGTCGCTGACCACCCCCGAGACGCCCACGCCCAACATCTCGCCCAGCTCGCAGCAGTGCAACTCGGACGCCTTCTCCAATGACTTTGTGCCCCCGGGCGGGACGACGGGACGGAAGACCAACATTCCGCTGGCCGAGTTCGGGGGCTCGTGGGATCTGCTGGAGCTGGACCTGCAGCTGCACGAGGTCAACCTGGATCCGTGCTACGACACGGATGTGGAGGAGTGCATCTTCCTGGGTGACGGGAGAGTGGGCCTGGACAATCCCGACggcgacggtgacggtgacgggGACAATGACGAGGACAGCGACGATGACAGCGTGGTGGTGGACGATGATCCATTCGGCATGCTGCCCACCAAGCCCACGCCACCGGACTCCCTGGATCTGTGATTTGACTTTTGGCTTCAGACGGACGCCACCGCCACTGTGACGACGGTCCCGGGAGATCGGGGAGACCCTGGGCTCCAAGAAGACCCCTGTTTCCCGACCATGGACAATCTTTGAATCGACGAGCTTACCGACAAACTACCACTGATCCACCCTTACCCTTAACCGATACCCTTACATTTACCCTTACCCTTACTCTACTCtctatatctctctctctctctctctctctctctcttgctaccTCATCGGCTGTTCCCTCTTGATTGCTCtgcttctggttctggttgTGGCCTTGGTTTTGGCCAACTCCAGCTGCAACTCCCTTTTTGCTAGACTTGCTTTGTACTGCAACACAGTTTGAAGTTTGAGGAAAACGGGTACTGGATTATACTCGTACTCCTACTCGTATTCATGGGTACTCGTCTTCCCTTACTCGATGATCAATCGAATGGCCATGAGTGAGATGTGAGACTACGATTATCCCTGGAGTATTGTACATACGTGCCTATACCCTTGCTATGCCTCTCCATCTTGCTCGCTTTGCgcattgtacatacatatatgtatataattaaaCACCGACAGAGAACCGatgtacatacgagtatgtacgcATAATTATAGCCCCGTTGAGAACCCTCCGTTGTAATCGTGTTTGTTCCATCCAAGTCGATTCTGAATCGAGTGTAAATAGTAGGTATCACTACGAAGAGTGCCCAAGATGATGCTCGTTATTCAATACACCAATGTTGTAAGTGTGTGTAACGCTAGTACTTAATTCTTACCACTTATAGTCACATATATACCCACTTAGAGTACATTTGTTACAATATAGCCATACCATATAGCTATAGCTAGTCAAATATACACGCACCTACTTGAAGCAAGAAAAAAGAACGCCCCAAAGCACCTTCTGGGGGGGGACGAGATCGTTTTACAAGACGTTTATACATTATATacgatatacatacatatattccaTACTCTCCTAGTCGCTCCAATTCGTATTATCCATTTTGATTGAGACTTTTCTGCCAATCCAACAAAATCGAAATGAAAatcaaaatgaaaatgaaaaaaaaaaccaaacaaattatTATATCTAGTGTTAAAAAATGCTTCCATTTTGTAGCCAAATTGAAAATTTATTACTGTTATTGCTGTTGTTATATTACCTTAGCCTGTATCTAGATCGGGACGCGGAACCCTCTCGTATTCTAAGTTAAACATTAGCCAAATATTGTTGCCATTCTTAGATTCGATTCCCGATACCCCCATCCCCGATCCCGAAAGCATTTCAAACTGTTCAAACATCTTCCTTTTAGTATAGAATACATAACATACTATATAGTACTATATAGTGTATAGTGTATAGTATATAGTACGTCTAGCTAGTACACACTATATAAACCTATGTCTATAGCTGTAATGAAACTTTGCTCAGTCGTCGCAGGGCTCTTGGCTGGATGGAAGGGGAACCCACTCGTTCATATGTATCTGATCCATCTGTCGATATCGAGGTCAATTATCAATGACAAGCACTTTGTTGCCTTTTAAAAGTAATCGTTATCCACCCATTCATTACCCATTCCTTCACTCATTCGGTCATTTGAGGGCTTGCACAGTGGGCATTATTTTGGGGGGAATATTGTAAAAATAGTTTCTTCCTTCAGAATAATTGTATGGCAGGGCAATATTTAGCCTTGACGGGAGGCCGTCCAGCCAGGATGTTCTGGCGACTCTTAGCTAGTCTCCGGTCTAACCTTTATACACGCACACACCTGTACGTCTACGTCTGTGGCAAGTTTTAACGGATTATGGTATCAAGGAATATCAAGCATACGCCGCGTGGTCTTTTGCGGCTCGGTTTTCGTGTGTGCCTTGAGCAATAACCAAAATATGTATCTCTCTATACAccatatatagtatatagtatatacatcTACATATTCATTCATATTCGTATTATGTGTAATCTGTATGTACGTCTAGAAATTTTTGATTTGATGTTTTTTGCCACTTTACATACTCGTAATACGAGAGGATCGATATCGACTTAGAGATTGAGATTGCGATTGCGATGAGAAACGAGATGCAttcaaataataataataaaaaaataaaaaaccaaaTGATTCTTTGACTAAAAACGCTTGTGCTGTTCTTTTTATTTCAttcaaaaaaaccaaaaataacaaaagaaacaaaacaaaactaaaGAGTTAACCAAGTAGAAACCCACCGAGCACTCATTCAAAACGTTGCCCAATATCGCTCCGCATTTATCTAGATCCTGGTCAAATCCTGCGCTTACAAAAATTGGTCGATCCTAAAGCAAAACCGAAACAAGATCAATTTTCccagaaacaaaaaaacaaaacaaaacaaaaacaaaaccaaaaaagaaaacaccaagagaaaaccaaaattgataaattaaaaattgtgaTGGACTCAATTTTAGTTTTAAGTTCGAATTGCTTCTTCTACTAATTCTTCTCCAATTTCCAATTTCCAACTTCAATTTTCCACCTCCAATCTTTCAACTTTTAAATCTTAAATCGCttatttgttgttgtcgttt
The Drosophila miranda strain MSH22 chromosome XL, D.miranda_PacBio2.1, whole genome shotgun sequence genome window above contains:
- the LOC108164652 gene encoding uncharacterized protein LOC108164652 isoform X6 codes for the protein MPTMTRMHRHSSSSASAVVEETRGRRREGVGGEANKENYGVHFMSSPFGNASLIALQDLSNVHVHGKSPQRRSFSEGSGPRQATPQLAALRCLPRAPGVALGAAANGSGGGAVGGTVLEDSQLSSSRMGDTTLDRMLDAIIESARKEVRCKHTTAAAVALDCGEWSETSVHEMEVRTPTHLKRQRVVRRKNPHKTATTTATREKQSRRRSQSRRQSTTQVPMEHVPSTKRCLSFSSSTSSDLDDDEQLAKRSSMVSTTSSSHSSAATGTTGTPAGDDSDSQRGSIDLSIVYDAKQRKLNVHVIRCRDLRRSHGTGTGIYAYVKVALAPAQQSAQSVQPAMSSGFQRTAVHRHSTRPYFDQRFSFPIHPEEEELEFAHANRQLQLAVWHRDRHLKRSEFLGSSTFPLSELLAESHSVTGSYKLQSQSQSQACLSSCRSSSSRSSRSSSSQSTTTATSRSSNQEEQEPEQEQEQQSLAEGSDMATTTATATATPQKSSAAAAAAAAAAMNLDEVISISIDSMAGTTTVGRDECLMQPQQPMKLSKKALHQRDADENLFLRFLELDPPADGNANSTTSAAGNTGGSASGAAPGGGGAIASVICNVNANVSNANHLNGASGGGRRQSTMASGGSGGSAGSGQRQLGRTPFTMTRRLTRTEERGFGFSIVWTHPPRVEKVEAGMSADRCGILPGDYVIFVDKHNVVTMPEADVLNLIRSQGSTLTLEIFRRSGAGATMAIDTATTTATVAATSLSTSTGTEIGTGTGTATGIGSMGAGLSLALGTSNANAITQQQQQMQSRQQLVLGLEREEPTNMMSLQRTGSSRPAQPQAQPQLSNNFSRPATACSGTTSSIEAAKRRLHLPQVTFSKESIVPITDNRRRFLLQLISREQNFTAALHFGVDRFVQPLLERKDLISPNDHRTLFQNIDELLRIAEDILEQLCSGDQHQHHHQQQEPEPQMNFASRVYLSKTTAICAAYKKYCNGIKRADCVLVNKSRQTGSEFIAFITEPAVPRKRPDLTMFIHRPLQHFREILKLMQLLASNCHVDTEEHKNFSSVIGELQAAYREITVSSGLMEPLGEGRPLLTLQDLESRMVFTKCKPFTLAVQGRQWIFGGDLSRVEGRSIKPYWTLLFSDIIVFAKVSRDRVLFITEEPVPLANVVDSCFHMRKKTTEFRLTVDPNGRLAESPTGYCAPDLSRTPRRGARRKSLILRAPSLELKAVWQNLLQRQIFLVNAALGSTPLSSPLDSPDVLNTLVPLSDIGMTSASMASMKLPSLDSINLKQQKQQQRNSSHGHAHTGSSGAAASAGHAHGHTHTHAHGHAVEQIELLIDEKCRILNKTGTPKSSALHLANWMKGQLDKQQQQARLAAIARSQENITAEDEQLIFNSDSEQDERITYWTRQQLEKRTKELNLAKENGAMLAKPNFGGKRLSGVEELSMSAASDIYSEAEGVTSQISQSHSTTSDSQRPRTRALAPFPTAAAAPAMAPNYEF